Proteins from one Rhinopithecus roxellana isolate Shanxi Qingling chromosome 20, ASM756505v1, whole genome shotgun sequence genomic window:
- the LOC115895204 gene encoding uncharacterized protein LOC115895204 → MAASGPGGPGKTPGPRAVGSALLEQTGATSCQHRPQSWLPGKFSKGPTPLLLEPLIPLSHQVPQGPSSTQRVSAFPVFLGQFGLGGEEPSSIHHTPDPNRPKARRSRVGPEAVILPAQGAQPKVSTRSPRGTAVCRSPEAPNNDSAPESGHQALVPCEAASTCLGSFQGPSEGPVTAAPSHSPSSWGPALLWIPARQQPACGLRCFRSCCTTGKGLEAGSWRWPQRRLAPSPPGQPSSPGHEGLRLTPRRKCPVLRESSEGLPAGNQDPVWPKPGPATMVRQSLQRDLPAAAVQRRWGRDLHPTRACPRRAGSQYLHISGRKGPEALGSRGCALRK, encoded by the coding sequence ATGGCGGCCTCGGGCCCAGGGGGTCCAGGAAAGACCCCGGGGCCCAGGGCAGTGGGCAGTGCCCTCCTGGAGCAGACGGGAGCTACCAGCTGCCAGCATCGCCCTCAGTCTTGGCTGCCCGGGAAGTTTTCCAAAGGCCCGACCCCACTCCTCTTGGAGCCGCTGATCCCTCTCTCCCATCAGGTGCCTCAGGGACCCTCCTCCACCCAGAGGGTCTCTGCCTTCCCGGTTTTCCTGGGGCAGTTTGGACTTGGGGGAGAGGaaccatcatccatccatcacaCCCCAGACCCAAACAGACCCAAAGCCAGGAGGAGCAGGGTGGGCCCAGAGGCCGTCATCCTGCCAGCCCAAGGGGCACAGCCCAAGGTCTCCACCCGGAGCCCCAGGGGCACAGCTGTGTGCAGGTCACCAGAAGCCCCGAATAATGACAGCGCCCCAGAGAGTGGGCACCAGGCCCTGGTGCCGTGTGAAGCCGCCAGCACTTGCCTGGGCTCATTCCAGGGGCCATCAGAGGGCCCTGTTACGGCTGCACCCTCACACTCACCAAGCAGCTGGGGCCCAGCTCTGCTGTGGATCCCAGCCAGGCAGCAGCCGGCCTGCGGGCTGAGATGCTTCCGCTCCTGCTGCACAACTGGGAAGGGCCTGGAGGCCGGGAGCTGGCGATGGCCACAACGCCGTCTGGCGCCTTCTCCTCCGGGGCAGCCGAGCAGCCCTGGACACGAGGGGCTTCGTCTCACCCCCAGGAGAAAATGCCCAGTCCTCCGAGAGTCTAGTGAGGGCTTGCCAGCCGGGAACCAAGACCCAGTGTGGCCTAAACCAGGCCCGGCCACCATGGTCAGGCAGAGCTTACAGAGAGACCTGCCTGCTGCCGCGGTCcagaggagatgggggagggaccTTCATCCCACTCGGGCCTGTCCGAGGCGAGCAGGCAGCCAGTATCTCCATATCTCAGGCAGGAAAGGGCCTGAAGCCCTGGGGAGCAGAGGCTGTGCCCTCAGGAAATAG